From Pieris rapae chromosome 3, ilPieRapa1.1, whole genome shotgun sequence, a single genomic window includes:
- the LOC110997098 gene encoding serine protease gd isoform X2, whose amino-acid sequence MIRASIVILVIVCVSTTLEQSIPNSPCPNVFQYEQTGFEPGQWYGVVNLSTDNTLHSLWLNIVLDGKANILGNWVGDVTTNDNIDFKIENTNMKIHPGPAVAVRFFVRYDKLNKPPRVQAIRLNGREICKANANPTIDRPDLVSRPDSRPMSESRPDVASRPVERPVSTRPNEARPDTRPDSKPIIRAEDSPITRPVYGRPSGDGPVYTPTQNPPIDQSNVNPYSIGGSASSQSVTEGRPYRLTTSTFRTTTRDDDDDSRPDPSEYFEGGQPTFIVSGSGSGNSGSGSDNSNNRRTKDQCGKVVRNTPNPLVVNGKPTLEGQWPWQIALYQTQTVDNKYICGGTLVSHKHVITAAHCVTRKESIRVVNKNTLTVYLGKHNLRTTVDGVQIRLVGEIIVHPRYNASSFSRDLGILKLRESVQYTDYVRPACLWPDDLVDLNNVIGKTGSVVGWGFDETGVATEELTLVEMPVVDHLTCIRSYSEFFSRFTSDDTYCAGFRDGTSVCNGDSGGGMVFRMQGFWYLRGLVSLSVAKHNEYRCDTSHYVIFTDLAKFLPWLKDNISD is encoded by the exons ATG ATTCGAGCGTCTATCGTTATTCTAGTCATAGTATGTGTGTCTACTACTCTAGAACAAAGTATACCAAACTCACCTTGCCCCAATGTATTCCAATACGAGCAGACGGGATTCGAACCGGGTCAATGGTATGGAGTTGTAAACTTATCGACAGATAACACTCTACATTCTTTATGGTTGAATATCGTGCTCGACGGCAAAGCGAATATCCTTGGG AACTGGGTCGGAGACGTCACAACAAATGATAACATCGATTTTAAAATCGAAAACACCAATATGAAGATCCACCCAGGCCCTGCCGTGGCTGTCCGATTCTTTGTCAGATACGATAAACTAAATAAGCCACCCAGAGTTCAAGCCATACGATTGAATGGGAGAGAAATCTGCAAAGCAAATGCTAATCCAACTATTGACAGACCAGACCTGGTTTCTAGACCTGATTCAAGACCTATGTCAGAATCCCGGCCCGACGTCGCCTCACGGCCAGTAGAGAGACCCGTCTCAACGAGGCCGAACGAAGCAAGGCCAGATACAAGGCCAGATTCCAAGCCAATAATCAGAGCAGAGGACAGTCCTATTACTCGTCCTGTGTATGGAAGACCGTCTGGCGACGGACCTGTTTATACGCCTACTCAGAATCCACCAATAGACCAAAGCAATGTAAACCCTTATAGCAT TGGTGGTAGTGCCTCGTCGCAGAGTGTAACAGAAGGACGTCCCTACCGGCTGACGACGTCCACCTTTCGTACTACTACCAGAGATGATGATGACGACAG CCGCCCGGATCCAAGCGAATACTTCGAGGGTGGACAGCCAACATTCATCGTTTCTGGTTCGGGAAGTGGCAATTCCGGTAGCGGCAGTGATAACTCGAACAATAGACGCACAAAG GATCAATGTGGAAAAGTAGTGCGTAACACCCCAAACCCGTTGGTGGTGAATGGAAAGCCGACTCTAGAGGGACAGTGGCCCTGGCAGATCGCGTTGTATCAGACCCAG ACGGTagacaataaatacatatgtgGAGGCACACTGGTTAGCCACAAGCACGTGATAACAGCAGCTCACTGTGTGACCCGCAAAGAGTCTATTCGAGTGGTTAACAAAAACACGCTAACGGTGTATCTTGGAAAACACAACTTGAGAACTACTGTGGACGGAGTTCAGATACGACTT GTGGGTGAAATTATAGTTCATCCGCGATACAACGCGTCGTCATTTAGCCGTGATCTCGGTATTCTGAAGTTGCGGGAATCCGTCCAATACACCGACTACGTGAGGCCAGCCTGCCTTTGGCCAGATGATTTGGTAGACCTTAACAATGTCATCGGAAAAACTGGATCG gTGGTAGGTTGGGGTTTTGATGAAACAGGGGTGGCAACAGAAGAGCTAACGTTAGTAGAGATGCCAGTGGTGGACCACTTGACCTGCATACGGTCCTACAGCGAGTTCTTTTCAAGATTCACCTCGGATGACACCTATTGCGCAGGGTTTAGAGATG GTACATCGGTGTGCAATGGAGACAGCGGTGGTGGCATGGTTTTCAGGATGCAAGGATTCTGGTACCTTCGAGGTTTGGTGTCGCTGTCTGTGGCCAAACATAATGAATACCGTTGCGATACGAGCCACTATGTTATATTTACTGACCTAGCCAAATTTTTGCCATGGTTAAAGGACAATATAAGTGATTAG
- the LOC110997098 gene encoding serine protease gd isoform X1, which yields MIRASIVILVIVCVSTTLEQSIPNSPCPNVFQYEQTGFEPGQWYGVVNLSTDNTLHSLWLNIVLDGKANILGNWVGDVTTNDNIDFKIENTNMKIHPGPAVAVRFFVRYDKLNKPPRVQAIRLNGREICKANANPTIDRPDLVSRPDSRPMSESRPDVASRPVERPVSTRPNEARPDTRPDSKPIIRAEDSPITRPVYGRPSGDGPVYTPTQNPPIDQSNVNPYSIGGSASSQSVTEGRPYRLTTSTFRTTTRDDDDDSRPDPSEYFEGGQPTFIVSGSGSGNSGSGSDNSNNRRTKDQCGKVVRNTPNPLVVNGKPTLEGQWPWQIALYQTQTVDNKYICGGTLVSHKHVITAAHCVTRKESIRVVNKNTLTVYLGKHNLRTTVDGVQIRLVGEIIVHPRYNASSFSRDLGILKLRESVQYTDYVRPACLWPDDLVDLNNVIGKTGSVVGWGFDETGVATEELTLVEMPVVDHLTCIRSYSEFFSRFTSDDTYCAGFRDGISSGGKIKNKRTSVCNGDSGGGMVFRMQGFWYLRGLVSLSVAKHNEYRCDTSHYVIFTDLAKFLPWLKDNISD from the exons ATG ATTCGAGCGTCTATCGTTATTCTAGTCATAGTATGTGTGTCTACTACTCTAGAACAAAGTATACCAAACTCACCTTGCCCCAATGTATTCCAATACGAGCAGACGGGATTCGAACCGGGTCAATGGTATGGAGTTGTAAACTTATCGACAGATAACACTCTACATTCTTTATGGTTGAATATCGTGCTCGACGGCAAAGCGAATATCCTTGGG AACTGGGTCGGAGACGTCACAACAAATGATAACATCGATTTTAAAATCGAAAACACCAATATGAAGATCCACCCAGGCCCTGCCGTGGCTGTCCGATTCTTTGTCAGATACGATAAACTAAATAAGCCACCCAGAGTTCAAGCCATACGATTGAATGGGAGAGAAATCTGCAAAGCAAATGCTAATCCAACTATTGACAGACCAGACCTGGTTTCTAGACCTGATTCAAGACCTATGTCAGAATCCCGGCCCGACGTCGCCTCACGGCCAGTAGAGAGACCCGTCTCAACGAGGCCGAACGAAGCAAGGCCAGATACAAGGCCAGATTCCAAGCCAATAATCAGAGCAGAGGACAGTCCTATTACTCGTCCTGTGTATGGAAGACCGTCTGGCGACGGACCTGTTTATACGCCTACTCAGAATCCACCAATAGACCAAAGCAATGTAAACCCTTATAGCAT TGGTGGTAGTGCCTCGTCGCAGAGTGTAACAGAAGGACGTCCCTACCGGCTGACGACGTCCACCTTTCGTACTACTACCAGAGATGATGATGACGACAG CCGCCCGGATCCAAGCGAATACTTCGAGGGTGGACAGCCAACATTCATCGTTTCTGGTTCGGGAAGTGGCAATTCCGGTAGCGGCAGTGATAACTCGAACAATAGACGCACAAAG GATCAATGTGGAAAAGTAGTGCGTAACACCCCAAACCCGTTGGTGGTGAATGGAAAGCCGACTCTAGAGGGACAGTGGCCCTGGCAGATCGCGTTGTATCAGACCCAG ACGGTagacaataaatacatatgtgGAGGCACACTGGTTAGCCACAAGCACGTGATAACAGCAGCTCACTGTGTGACCCGCAAAGAGTCTATTCGAGTGGTTAACAAAAACACGCTAACGGTGTATCTTGGAAAACACAACTTGAGAACTACTGTGGACGGAGTTCAGATACGACTT GTGGGTGAAATTATAGTTCATCCGCGATACAACGCGTCGTCATTTAGCCGTGATCTCGGTATTCTGAAGTTGCGGGAATCCGTCCAATACACCGACTACGTGAGGCCAGCCTGCCTTTGGCCAGATGATTTGGTAGACCTTAACAATGTCATCGGAAAAACTGGATCG gTGGTAGGTTGGGGTTTTGATGAAACAGGGGTGGCAACAGAAGAGCTAACGTTAGTAGAGATGCCAGTGGTGGACCACTTGACCTGCATACGGTCCTACAGCGAGTTCTTTTCAAGATTCACCTCGGATGACACCTATTGCGCAGGGTTTAGAGATG GGATCAGCAGTGggggtaaaattaaaaataaac GTACATCGGTGTGCAATGGAGACAGCGGTGGTGGCATGGTTTTCAGGATGCAAGGATTCTGGTACCTTCGAGGTTTGGTGTCGCTGTCTGTGGCCAAACATAATGAATACCGTTGCGATACGAGCCACTATGTTATATTTACTGACCTAGCCAAATTTTTGCCATGGTTAAAGGACAATATAAGTGATTAG
- the LOC110997098 gene encoding serine protease gd isoform X3 — protein MIRASIVILVIVCVSTTLEQSIPNSPCPNVFQYEQTGFEPGQWYGVVNLSTDNTLHSLWLNIVLDGKANILGNWVGDVTTNDNIDFKIENTNMKIHPGPAVAVRFFVRYDKLNKPPRVQAIRLNGREICKANANPTIDRPDLVSRPDSRPMSESRPDVASRPVERPVSTRPNEARPDTRPDSKPIIRAEDSPITRPVYGRPSGDGPVYTPTQNPPIDQSNVNPYSIRPDPSEYFEGGQPTFIVSGSGSGNSGSGSDNSNNRRTKDQCGKVVRNTPNPLVVNGKPTLEGQWPWQIALYQTQTVDNKYICGGTLVSHKHVITAAHCVTRKESIRVVNKNTLTVYLGKHNLRTTVDGVQIRLVGEIIVHPRYNASSFSRDLGILKLRESVQYTDYVRPACLWPDDLVDLNNVIGKTGSVVGWGFDETGVATEELTLVEMPVVDHLTCIRSYSEFFSRFTSDDTYCAGFRDGISSGGKIKNKRTSVCNGDSGGGMVFRMQGFWYLRGLVSLSVAKHNEYRCDTSHYVIFTDLAKFLPWLKDNISD, from the exons ATG ATTCGAGCGTCTATCGTTATTCTAGTCATAGTATGTGTGTCTACTACTCTAGAACAAAGTATACCAAACTCACCTTGCCCCAATGTATTCCAATACGAGCAGACGGGATTCGAACCGGGTCAATGGTATGGAGTTGTAAACTTATCGACAGATAACACTCTACATTCTTTATGGTTGAATATCGTGCTCGACGGCAAAGCGAATATCCTTGGG AACTGGGTCGGAGACGTCACAACAAATGATAACATCGATTTTAAAATCGAAAACACCAATATGAAGATCCACCCAGGCCCTGCCGTGGCTGTCCGATTCTTTGTCAGATACGATAAACTAAATAAGCCACCCAGAGTTCAAGCCATACGATTGAATGGGAGAGAAATCTGCAAAGCAAATGCTAATCCAACTATTGACAGACCAGACCTGGTTTCTAGACCTGATTCAAGACCTATGTCAGAATCCCGGCCCGACGTCGCCTCACGGCCAGTAGAGAGACCCGTCTCAACGAGGCCGAACGAAGCAAGGCCAGATACAAGGCCAGATTCCAAGCCAATAATCAGAGCAGAGGACAGTCCTATTACTCGTCCTGTGTATGGAAGACCGTCTGGCGACGGACCTGTTTATACGCCTACTCAGAATCCACCAATAGACCAAAGCAATGTAAACCCTTATAGCAT CCGCCCGGATCCAAGCGAATACTTCGAGGGTGGACAGCCAACATTCATCGTTTCTGGTTCGGGAAGTGGCAATTCCGGTAGCGGCAGTGATAACTCGAACAATAGACGCACAAAG GATCAATGTGGAAAAGTAGTGCGTAACACCCCAAACCCGTTGGTGGTGAATGGAAAGCCGACTCTAGAGGGACAGTGGCCCTGGCAGATCGCGTTGTATCAGACCCAG ACGGTagacaataaatacatatgtgGAGGCACACTGGTTAGCCACAAGCACGTGATAACAGCAGCTCACTGTGTGACCCGCAAAGAGTCTATTCGAGTGGTTAACAAAAACACGCTAACGGTGTATCTTGGAAAACACAACTTGAGAACTACTGTGGACGGAGTTCAGATACGACTT GTGGGTGAAATTATAGTTCATCCGCGATACAACGCGTCGTCATTTAGCCGTGATCTCGGTATTCTGAAGTTGCGGGAATCCGTCCAATACACCGACTACGTGAGGCCAGCCTGCCTTTGGCCAGATGATTTGGTAGACCTTAACAATGTCATCGGAAAAACTGGATCG gTGGTAGGTTGGGGTTTTGATGAAACAGGGGTGGCAACAGAAGAGCTAACGTTAGTAGAGATGCCAGTGGTGGACCACTTGACCTGCATACGGTCCTACAGCGAGTTCTTTTCAAGATTCACCTCGGATGACACCTATTGCGCAGGGTTTAGAGATG GGATCAGCAGTGggggtaaaattaaaaataaac GTACATCGGTGTGCAATGGAGACAGCGGTGGTGGCATGGTTTTCAGGATGCAAGGATTCTGGTACCTTCGAGGTTTGGTGTCGCTGTCTGTGGCCAAACATAATGAATACCGTTGCGATACGAGCCACTATGTTATATTTACTGACCTAGCCAAATTTTTGCCATGGTTAAAGGACAATATAAGTGATTAG
- the LOC123690713 gene encoding uncharacterized protein LOC123690713: MVAILHLCQAVGKLDSCMRGPYVVLATFSQDRYELKLVAGSYGKAAAEYMLPWRGEWTPDVCAAFFESGADDDDSPSPQPPHVIQETSAGQVSTCQPAYHHTGEDAPSSGEAE, encoded by the exons ATGGTGGCGATTTTGCATTTGTGCCAAGCTGTTGGTAAGCTAGACTCCTGTATGCGCGGACCATATGTGGTTTTAGCGACGTTTTCGCAGGAcagatatgaactaaaattagtcgctggttcttatggtaaagctgccgcggaatacatgttgccctggcgcggggaatggacccctgatgtgtgtgccgcattctttgaga gtggCGCTGATGATGACGATAGTCCTTCACCACAACCACCGCACGTGATACAAGAGACATCAGCAGGTCAAGTTTCAACATGCCAACCTGCCTATCATCACACGGGCGAGGACGCACCGTCGTCAGGAGAGgccgaataa